The following are encoded in a window of Pseudalgibacter alginicilyticus genomic DNA:
- a CDS encoding efflux RND transporter permease subunit produces the protein MLNKAIKFLIENKLVAVLLLALFVGWGTVNAPFNWDTGFLPSNPVAVDAIPDIGENQQIVFTKWDGRSPQDIEDQITYPLTTSLLGIPGVKTIRSSSMFGFSSIYIIFEEDVEFYWSRSRILEKLNSLPSGLLPEGVNPALGPDATGLGQIFWYTLEGRDENGKVTGGWDLQELRSIQDYYVKYALSSASGVSEVASIGGYVQEYQVDVNPELMRQYNIGLHHVVKAVKESNKDIGAQTIEINNAEYLVRGLGYVKSIEDIENAVVTSENYTAIRIKDIGKVSLGPATRRGLLDKEGAEVVGAVVVARYGANPMEVINNVKEKINELSAGLPSKVLADGRTSQVTIVPFYDRTELIQETLGTLNEALTLEILITILVIIIMVFNLRASVLISGLLPVAVLMVFIAMKFFGVDANIVALSGIAIAIGTMVDVGVILSENIIRHLDEDDGTKPINTVVYNATAEVSGAIVTAVMTTIISFIPVFTMIGAEGKLFRPLAFTKTFALTASIIVALFLIPPFAAFLFRKKSIKNTFKYVLNGVLIALGVVAIVFGYWLGLILIAFGITALLNLQSKITDKQTNLINIIISASAIVFLLAEYWRPLGVDKSIFWNLIFVSIICFGLLGVFSLFIKYYTRILKWCLDNKLLFLSIPTAIVIAGFFIMKNTGKEFMPSLNEGSFLLMPTSMPHSGVEENKRVLQQLDMAVASIPEIETVVGKAGRTESALDPAPLSMYENIIQYKPEYMLNADGERQRYKVNDDGLFELKDGRAISNPNNSKNVEYSTVKSSQLIEDDDGEYYRNWRPEIESPDDIWDEIVRVTKLPGVTSAPKLQPIETRLVMLQTGMRAPMGIKVKGQDLKQIETFGVQLENIIKEAEGVKKEAVFADRIVGKPYLLIDIDREKIARYGISIQDVQDVLKVAVGGMVLTQTVEGRERYGVRVRYPRELRANPTDLQQIYVPVEKGSPVPLSELATIRYEQGPQVIKSEDTFLVGYVLFDKLDGFAEVSVVENAQALIQEKIDSGELIVPKGINYAFTGTYENQLRAEKTLSVVVPLALAIIFLILYFQFRSVATSLMVFTGIAVAFAGGFVMIWLYGQDWFLNFNFFGENLRDLFQMHPINLSVAVWVGFIALFGIATDDGVVMATYLTQTFNRNTPENKKEIRASIVEAGEKRIRPCLMTTATTILALLPVLTSTGRGSDIMIPMAIPSFGGMLIALITLFVVPVLYSWKSEVQLKRATK, from the coding sequence ATGCTTAATAAAGCAATCAAATTTCTTATAGAGAATAAACTCGTTGCAGTTCTGCTACTTGCTCTTTTTGTTGGATGGGGAACTGTAAACGCACCTTTCAATTGGGATACTGGATTTTTACCAAGTAATCCTGTGGCTGTTGATGCCATCCCAGATATCGGAGAAAATCAACAAATTGTATTTACAAAGTGGGATGGTCGTTCGCCACAAGATATAGAAGACCAAATCACTTATCCATTAACCACATCCTTATTAGGTATTCCAGGAGTAAAAACCATTCGTAGTTCGTCTATGTTTGGGTTTTCAAGTATCTATATCATTTTTGAAGAAGATGTAGAATTCTATTGGAGTCGTAGTCGTATTCTAGAAAAACTCAATTCATTACCAAGTGGTTTATTACCTGAAGGTGTTAATCCTGCTTTGGGTCCAGATGCAACAGGATTAGGACAAATATTTTGGTACACACTTGAAGGACGTGATGAAAACGGAAAAGTTACTGGTGGTTGGGATTTACAAGAGTTACGCAGTATTCAAGATTACTATGTAAAATATGCACTATCCTCTGCAAGCGGTGTTTCGGAAGTCGCTTCAATTGGTGGTTATGTTCAAGAATATCAAGTGGATGTCAACCCAGAATTAATGCGTCAATATAATATAGGATTGCATCACGTTGTAAAAGCAGTTAAGGAAAGTAATAAAGACATTGGTGCACAAACTATTGAAATTAATAATGCAGAATATTTAGTACGTGGTTTAGGTTATGTGAAATCTATTGAAGACATAGAAAATGCAGTCGTTACTTCCGAAAATTATACAGCAATACGAATCAAAGATATTGGAAAAGTCTCTTTAGGTCCAGCAACACGACGTGGGTTATTAGATAAAGAAGGTGCAGAAGTTGTAGGTGCTGTTGTTGTAGCTCGTTACGGAGCAAACCCAATGGAAGTTATTAATAATGTAAAAGAAAAAATTAATGAATTAAGTGCAGGATTACCTTCAAAAGTATTAGCAGATGGTAGAACATCACAAGTCACAATAGTTCCATTTTACGATAGAACAGAATTGATTCAAGAAACGTTAGGTACACTCAATGAAGCTCTAACATTAGAAATACTGATTACCATTTTGGTTATTATCATTATGGTGTTTAATCTTCGAGCTTCAGTATTAATTTCTGGCTTATTACCTGTTGCGGTTTTAATGGTTTTTATAGCAATGAAGTTCTTTGGTGTAGATGCAAACATCGTCGCATTATCTGGTATTGCAATTGCTATTGGTACAATGGTCGATGTTGGTGTCATTCTTTCAGAAAACATTATTAGGCATTTGGATGAAGATGATGGAACAAAACCCATTAATACGGTAGTTTATAACGCCACAGCAGAAGTATCTGGTGCAATCGTTACCGCAGTAATGACAACCATAATCAGTTTCATTCCAGTCTTTACAATGATTGGCGCTGAAGGTAAACTATTTAGACCGTTAGCATTCACAAAAACCTTTGCATTAACAGCTTCCATAATTGTAGCCTTGTTTTTAATACCACCATTCGCTGCATTTTTATTCAGAAAGAAAAGTATTAAAAACACTTTTAAATATGTTTTAAATGGTGTTTTAATAGCTTTAGGAGTCGTAGCAATAGTCTTTGGGTATTGGTTAGGATTGATTTTGATAGCTTTTGGAATTACAGCACTTCTCAATCTTCAAAGTAAGATAACAGACAAACAAACTAATCTTATCAATATCATTATTTCAGCATCTGCGATAGTATTCCTGTTAGCCGAATATTGGCGACCATTAGGCGTTGATAAAAGTATCTTTTGGAATCTCATTTTTGTAAGTATTATATGCTTTGGTTTATTAGGTGTTTTTTCGCTATTCATCAAATACTATACGCGTATTTTAAAGTGGTGTTTAGATAATAAATTATTGTTTTTGTCTATTCCTACTGCGATTGTTATTGCAGGGTTTTTCATAATGAAGAATACAGGAAAAGAGTTTATGCCATCATTAAATGAAGGCTCATTTCTACTAATGCCAACATCTATGCCTCATTCTGGCGTAGAAGAAAACAAACGAGTTTTACAGCAATTAGATATGGCGGTGGCCAGTATTCCAGAAATTGAAACGGTAGTTGGTAAGGCAGGTAGAACAGAATCAGCTTTAGACCCAGCACCTTTATCAATGTACGAAAACATCATTCAGTACAAACCAGAATATATGTTGAATGCAGATGGAGAAAGGCAACGCTACAAAGTAAATGATGATGGTTTGTTTGAATTAAAAGATGGTCGTGCTATTTCTAATCCCAATAATTCCAAAAATGTTGAATATAGCACAGTCAAAAGCTCTCAACTAATTGAAGATGACGATGGTGAATACTATCGTAATTGGCGACCAGAAATTGAATCACCTGATGATATTTGGGATGAAATTGTAAGAGTTACCAAATTACCAGGTGTTACGTCAGCACCAAAGCTACAACCGATTGAAACCCGATTGGTAATGCTTCAAACAGGAATGCGAGCACCTATGGGAATAAAAGTAAAAGGTCAAGACTTAAAGCAAATTGAAACGTTTGGTGTGCAATTAGAAAACATCATCAAGGAAGCTGAAGGCGTTAAAAAGGAAGCTGTTTTTGCAGACCGTATTGTTGGCAAACCGTATTTGCTTATTGATATTGATAGAGAAAAAATTGCACGTTATGGTATTTCTATACAAGATGTTCAAGACGTATTAAAAGTCGCAGTTGGTGGTATGGTTTTAACACAAACGGTTGAAGGTCGTGAGCGATATGGTGTTCGTGTGCGATACCCAAGAGAATTACGGGCAAATCCAACAGACTTACAACAGATTTATGTGCCAGTTGAAAAAGGCAGTCCTGTTCCATTAAGCGAGTTGGCAACCATTCGTTACGAACAAGGGCCACAAGTCATTAAAAGTGAAGACACCTTTTTAGTAGGTTATGTCTTGTTTGATAAATTAGATGGTTTTGCAGAAGTAAGCGTTGTTGAAAATGCACAAGCATTGATTCAAGAAAAGATAGATTCTGGTGAATTGATAGTTCCTAAAGGAATCAACTATGCATTCACAGGAACTTACGAAAATCAATTACGAGCAGAAAAAACCTTATCTGTTGTTGTGCCATTAGCATTGGCGATAATCTTTTTAATACTGTATTTCCAATTCCGTTCTGTGGCAACCTCATTAATGGTGTTTACAGGAATTGCAGTAGCTTTTGCTGGTGGATTTGTAATGATATGGCTCTATGGTCAAGATTGGTTTTTAAACTTCAATTTCTTTGGCGAAAATCTGCGTGATTTATTCCAGATGCACCCAATTAATTTAAGTGTGGCTGTTTGGGTAGGATTTATTGCACTTTTCGGTATTGCAACCGATGATGGTGTGGTTATGGCAACCTATTTAACGCAAACTTTTAATAGAAATACACCAGAGAATAAAAAGGAAATTAGAGCGTCCATAGTAGAAGCAGGAGAAAAACGTATCAGACCGTGTTTAATGACTACAGCAACAACCATTCTAGCATTATTGCCAGTATTAACCTCTACAGGACGAGGAAGCGATATTATGATTCCAATGGCAATACCAAGTTTTGGTGGAATGTTAATCGCTTTAATCACCTTATTTGTTGTACCAGTATTATATAGCTGGAAATCCGAAGTTCAACTTAAAAGAGCAACAAAATGA
- a CDS encoding TolC family protein, which yields MKYIKINIKTVFVLCSLCFVLSAQSQELETLIDVALNNNPEIQKFELQYKRVSEKVNEVNTIPNTEFGVGYFVSEPETRTGAQRFKVSAKQMLPWFGTITSRENYVSSLADAKYEDIVIAKRKLMASVSQSYYDLYANKAKQMVLTENIKLLETYETLALTSVEVGKASAVDVLRLQMRQNEMQQLKDVLSQQFLAEQTNLNNLLNRENDVAVTVVDSLMMPSEDFEIITENLALHPELLKYDKLYQSIEQSELLNQKESSPMIGFGLDYINVSERPDMNFSDNGKDIVMPMVSVSIPIFNKKYKSQTKQNELEQQEITAQKQERLNTLETLLSKAINERISARISYATQTKNLKQAKDAEEILIKSYETGTIDFNDVLDIQELQLKFQMNQIESIKGYYVQSTIINYLIQ from the coding sequence ATGAAATACATAAAAATCAATATAAAAACAGTCTTTGTTCTTTGCTCTTTATGCTTTGTGCTTTCTGCGCAAAGTCAAGAGTTAGAAACACTTATTGATGTAGCATTAAATAACAATCCAGAAATTCAAAAATTTGAGTTGCAATACAAAAGAGTTTCCGAAAAGGTAAACGAAGTCAATACGATTCCTAATACTGAATTTGGTGTAGGTTATTTTGTAAGCGAACCAGAAACGAGAACAGGAGCGCAACGATTTAAAGTATCTGCCAAACAAATGTTACCGTGGTTTGGGACAATTACATCAAGAGAAAATTATGTTAGTTCCTTAGCCGATGCAAAATATGAAGACATCGTTATTGCAAAGCGAAAATTGATGGCTTCTGTATCACAATCCTATTATGATTTATACGCTAACAAAGCGAAACAAATGGTGCTAACAGAAAACATTAAACTATTGGAAACCTATGAGACATTAGCACTAACATCTGTTGAGGTTGGTAAAGCATCTGCTGTAGATGTATTGCGATTACAAATGCGTCAAAACGAAATGCAACAACTAAAGGATGTTTTAAGTCAACAGTTTTTAGCAGAACAAACGAATCTTAATAATCTTTTGAATAGAGAAAATGATGTTGCTGTTACTGTGGTAGATAGTTTAATGATGCCTTCAGAAGACTTTGAAATCATTACTGAAAATTTAGCATTACATCCTGAATTGTTGAAGTATGATAAACTATATCAATCCATAGAACAATCAGAATTACTAAACCAAAAAGAAAGTAGTCCTATGATTGGTTTTGGATTAGACTATATCAATGTTTCCGAAAGACCAGATATGAATTTCTCGGATAACGGAAAAGATATTGTGATGCCTATGGTTTCCGTGTCAATCCCAATTTTTAATAAAAAATATAAATCTCAAACCAAGCAAAATGAGTTAGAACAGCAAGAAATAACAGCTCAAAAACAAGAACGATTAAACACTTTGGAAACGCTTTTAAGCAAGGCGATTAATGAACGTATTTCTGCAAGAATAAGTTATGCTACGCAAACCAAGAACTTAAAACAAGCCAAAGATGCTGAAGAAATTTTAATCAAAAGCTATGAAACAGGAACGATTGATTTTAATGATGTTCTTGATATTCAAGAATTACAACTAAAATTTCAAATGAACCAAATAGAGTCTATTAAGGGCTACTATGTGCAAAGCACAATTATTAATTATTTAATTCAATAA
- a CDS encoding HYC_CC_PP family protein: MKQVFHKIMSLAMAFVVLCSTMSFTLNMHFCGDALVETAVFNKAKGCGMEMQKPSTEGCAITKKNCCNDEQLVVDGQDELQLQVDKISFEQQVFIASLVYTYINLFEGLDNNVSSFEEYEPPLVVRQIFKIDETYLI; the protein is encoded by the coding sequence ATGAAACAAGTATTCCATAAAATAATGTCTTTAGCAATGGCTTTTGTAGTGTTATGCTCTACAATGTCATTTACGCTTAATATGCATTTTTGTGGAGATGCTTTAGTAGAAACAGCTGTTTTTAATAAGGCTAAGGGTTGTGGTATGGAAATGCAAAAGCCATCTACAGAAGGATGTGCTATTACCAAGAAAAACTGTTGTAATGATGAACAATTGGTAGTTGATGGTCAAGACGAACTACAATTACAAGTTGACAAAATTTCTTTTGAACAACAAGTTTTCATTGCCTCATTGGTTTATACCTATATTAACCTTTTTGAAGGTTTAGATAACAATGTATCTTCTTTTGAAGAATATGAACCACCACTCGTCGTCAGGCAAATCTTCAAGATTGACGAGACTTATTTAATTTGA
- a CDS encoding DUF3703 domain-containing protein, whose product MKFNAKIPKPLKQAYNEELKRYSFCLENKQYSNAWYHLERSHIIGQSYPIEHTYSHWLMLKFGFMQKDAKEVLGQIIRLLVGGWKSFIDHVPLGNTGSANVPPLKSMPIPNDIKNLFNSK is encoded by the coding sequence ATGAAGTTTAATGCTAAAATACCTAAACCTCTTAAACAGGCTTATAACGAAGAATTAAAACGATATAGTTTCTGTTTAGAAAATAAGCAGTATAGTAATGCTTGGTATCATTTAGAACGCAGTCATATCATAGGGCAATCTTACCCAATAGAACATACCTATTCACATTGGTTAATGCTAAAGTTTGGATTTATGCAAAAAGATGCTAAAGAAGTACTCGGTCAAATTATTAGGTTACTTGTTGGTGGTTGGAAATCATTTATTGACCACGTGCCACTTGGTAACACAGGCAGTGCAAACGTACCACCATTAAAATCTATGCCTATACCTAATGATATTAAAAATTTATTCAATTCAAAATGA
- a CDS encoding efflux RND transporter periplasmic adaptor subunit has translation MKNNKTVIYIGLLAVGLLLGWLLFGGSSNEETEHNHNEVSETNQMWTCSMHPQIMQPEPGDCPICGMDLIPAESGSDGLLADQFKLSENAMALANIQTTIVGNGNVDGNTIKLSGKIAENEEANAVQVSYFSGRIERLNISFTGEEVRKGQLLATIYSPELYAAQQELITASSLKESQPVLYKAVRNKLKLWKLSENQINQIEETQKVKENFPVYATVSGTVTEKLVEQGDYIKQGQPLLKIANLNTVWANFDVYENQIDLFKKGQEVLVTTNAYANKEFKGKVDFIEPILNTKTRTVTLRVVLNNKNDVFKPGMFVTANIERVSRSNDEVLTIPASAVLWTGERSVVYLKTNPDQTVFEMREVVLGNQIGNEYEVLEGLFIGNEIVTNGTFTVDAAAQLQGKKSMMNKDGGKVMTGHEGHLGMDNKTSKKESDHTNMNQRLTVSEKFQEQLKVVYNDYINLKDALIKEDSKNTSVDATSLVNNLGKVDMKLLSDNNSHTHWMSLVGDIQSSATAISKTSDIKEQRDHFKHLSLNLINAVQLFGVKEKVYVEFCPMGDNNKGAYWLSKEEKVINPYFGSAMLTCGEVKQVIE, from the coding sequence ATGAAAAATAATAAAACAGTCATATACATAGGATTACTCGCAGTAGGTTTGCTTTTGGGTTGGTTACTTTTTGGTGGTTCATCAAACGAAGAGACAGAACATAATCACAATGAAGTTTCAGAAACCAATCAAATGTGGACCTGTTCAATGCATCCACAAATTATGCAACCAGAACCAGGTGATTGTCCTATTTGTGGAATGGATTTAATTCCTGCCGAAAGTGGAAGTGATGGCCTGTTAGCAGACCAATTCAAGTTATCCGAAAACGCTATGGCATTGGCAAATATTCAAACAACCATAGTCGGTAATGGAAATGTTGATGGCAACACTATTAAATTATCTGGTAAAATTGCTGAAAATGAAGAAGCTAATGCAGTACAAGTCAGTTATTTTTCGGGTAGAATAGAACGTTTGAATATCAGTTTTACAGGAGAAGAAGTCCGTAAAGGTCAATTACTAGCAACCATTTATTCGCCAGAATTGTATGCAGCACAACAAGAGTTAATTACAGCATCATCTTTAAAGGAATCACAACCTGTGTTGTACAAGGCGGTTCGTAATAAATTGAAGTTGTGGAAGCTATCTGAAAATCAAATCAATCAGATTGAAGAAACCCAAAAAGTAAAAGAAAACTTTCCAGTTTATGCAACCGTTTCAGGAACAGTAACCGAAAAATTAGTAGAACAAGGCGATTACATAAAACAAGGTCAACCATTGCTTAAAATTGCAAATCTCAATACGGTTTGGGCAAACTTTGATGTATATGAAAATCAAATCGATTTATTTAAAAAGGGACAAGAAGTTTTAGTGACTACAAACGCTTATGCTAATAAGGAATTTAAAGGGAAAGTAGATTTCATTGAACCAATATTAAATACCAAAACAAGAACAGTAACCTTACGTGTGGTGCTTAATAATAAAAACGATGTATTTAAACCAGGAATGTTTGTAACCGCCAATATTGAACGAGTTTCAAGAAGTAATGATGAGGTATTAACAATCCCAGCATCTGCTGTACTTTGGACAGGTGAACGTTCTGTTGTCTATTTAAAAACCAATCCAGACCAAACCGTTTTTGAAATGCGTGAAGTTGTTTTAGGGAATCAAATTGGTAATGAATATGAAGTTTTAGAAGGATTATTTATTGGAAATGAAATCGTAACTAACGGAACTTTTACGGTTGATGCAGCAGCTCAATTACAAGGTAAAAAATCAATGATGAATAAAGATGGTGGCAAAGTAATGACAGGTCACGAAGGACATTTAGGAATGGATAATAAGACATCAAAAAAAGAAAGTGACCATACTAATATGAACCAAAGATTGACAGTATCAGAGAAATTCCAAGAACAATTAAAAGTTGTTTACAATGACTATATCAATTTAAAAGATGCTTTAATTAAAGAAGATTCAAAAAATACTTCAGTTGATGCAACAAGTTTAGTAAACAATTTAGGTAAAGTGGATATGAAATTATTATCAGACAATAATTCACACACACATTGGATGTCATTAGTAGGCGACATACAATCTTCGGCAACAGCTATTTCTAAAACGTCAGATATAAAAGAACAAAGAGACCATTTCAAACACCTATCATTAAACTTAATAAACGCTGTACAACTGTTTGGTGTTAAAGAAAAAGTGTATGTGGAATTTTGTCCAATGGGTGATAATAATAAAGGAGCGTATTGGTTGAGTAAAGAAGAAAAAGTAATCAATCCATATTTTGGTAGCGCCATGCTAACCTGTGGAGAAGTAAAACAGGTAATAGAATAA
- a CDS encoding DUF305 domain-containing protein, producing the protein MNAQEHKNNENGMSNYTKFFLMLGSSFIAMYITMYLNTYEFDHVWFSLTRFYMVCLGIATMALIMFFFMKNMYKNKKKNMGIVIGSIALFAIALGLVRDQKSTVGDVLWMKAMIPHHSIAILTSERADIKDPEVKKLAEDIIKAQKKEIEEMKVMINRLQNEK; encoded by the coding sequence ATGAACGCGCAAGAACACAAAAACAACGAAAATGGAATGAGCAATTACACTAAATTCTTTTTAATGTTAGGCTCATCATTTATAGCGATGTATATCACAATGTACTTAAATACTTATGAATTTGACCACGTATGGTTTAGTCTAACACGATTTTATATGGTTTGTTTGGGTATTGCCACAATGGCTTTGATTATGTTCTTTTTTATGAAAAATATGTACAAGAATAAAAAGAAAAATATGGGTATAGTCATAGGAAGTATTGCGCTATTTGCAATTGCTTTAGGATTAGTACGTGACCAAAAATCAACTGTTGGAGATGTTTTATGGATGAAAGCTATGATACCACATCATTCCATAGCAATATTAACAAGTGAAAGAGCAGACATAAAAGACCCAGAAGTCAAGAAGTTGGCAGAGGATATTATTAAAGCACAGAAGAAGGAGATAGAAGAAATGAAAGTAATGATAAATCGTTTACAGAATGAAAAATAA
- a CDS encoding heavy-metal-associated domain-containing protein, giving the protein MKHIYIITGMTCGSCKASVEKSLSNIDNITNVEVNLEKGEAEVTMSSHVATETLKKALPEKYTLSEKEVKNVFASTSTSSFEMEQEKSKLQQLKPLLLIIFYIATASVLLHYKDWSWSAFMLDFMGLFYIVFSFFKMLDLKGFPESFKMYDPLAKRVPAYGWIYPFIETALGLMFLMRFEVKIALIVTLVVLGITTIGVTKTLLDKKSIRCACLGTALKLPMTEATFIENTIMIVMAVLMLIN; this is encoded by the coding sequence ATGAAACATATATATATAATTACAGGAATGACTTGTGGCAGTTGTAAAGCATCTGTAGAAAAAAGTTTAAGTAACATTGATAATATTACCAATGTTGAAGTTAATCTCGAAAAAGGAGAAGCTGAAGTTACAATGAGTAGCCACGTGGCTACAGAAACTCTTAAAAAAGCCTTACCTGAAAAATATACGCTTTCTGAAAAGGAAGTTAAAAATGTTTTTGCTTCTACAAGTACATCAAGTTTTGAAATGGAGCAAGAAAAAAGCAAACTACAACAATTAAAACCCTTACTACTAATCATCTTTTATATAGCAACCGCAAGTGTATTATTACATTATAAGGATTGGAGTTGGAGTGCATTTATGCTCGACTTTATGGGCTTATTCTACATTGTGTTTAGCTTCTTCAAGATGTTAGATTTAAAAGGTTTCCCAGAATCTTTCAAAATGTACGACCCATTAGCAAAACGAGTTCCTGCTTATGGTTGGATTTATCCATTTATTGAAACTGCTTTGGGTTTAATGTTTTTGATGCGATTTGAAGTTAAAATTGCATTAATAGTAACACTTGTTGTATTAGGTATTACAACCATTGGTGTAACGAAAACATTATTAGATAAAAAATCTATTAGATGTGCTTGTTTAGGTACAGCTTTAAAGTTACCAATGACAGAAGCCACTTTTATTGAGAATACCATTATGATTGTGATGGCAGTATTAATGCTGATAAATTAA
- a CDS encoding heavy metal translocating P-type ATPase: protein MKKKKVNLRDLKPNSEEQHSHDDGHNHANGSAFKTYVPAIISFTMLMMGIGLDYFDVSFFKNWTRIIWYGIAYLPVGLPVVKEGWESIKKGDVFTEFFLMSIATIGAFIIGEYPEGVAVMLFYAVGELFQNAAVNRAKGNIKALLDVRPNEALVYRNNNYVSVSPETVEIGEKVQVRVGEKIPLDGILLSDKGSFNTAALTGESKPDTIAKGEKVFAGSINMDGVIEIETTKEFKDSSIARILDMVQNATARKSKTELFIRQFARIYTPIVVFLAIGVTFLPYFFVDDYVFRDWLYRALIFLVISCPCALVISIPLGYFGGLGAASKNGILFKGASFLDAMTKINTLVMDKTGTVTKGVFKIKEIKAIGWDEKEFMKYLMAMEEQSTHPIAKAILEYKDEGADYEASEVTEIAGKGLKGIVNGKTVLVGNKALMSANNIKVLEETETIVESIVLESIDNEFAGYVVIADELKEDAKETITNLHKVGINNIMMLSGDKDSITQQVARELNIEKAKGGLLPEDKLNEVELLKQNPENKIAFIGDGINDAPVLAASDVGIAMGGLGSDVAIETADVIIQTDQPSKVVKAIKISRSTRKIVWQNIILAFGVKVIVLILGAGGLATMWEAVFADVGVALLAILNAVRLQRMRWS, encoded by the coding sequence ATGAAGAAAAAGAAAGTCAATTTAAGGGATTTAAAACCAAATTCAGAAGAACAACATTCTCACGATGATGGTCATAATCACGCTAATGGAAGTGCATTTAAAACTTATGTGCCAGCAATTATAAGTTTTACGATGCTTATGATGGGTATAGGTTTAGATTATTTTGATGTTTCTTTTTTTAAGAATTGGACTCGCATTATATGGTATGGTATTGCTTATTTACCAGTTGGACTTCCTGTTGTAAAAGAAGGCTGGGAAAGTATTAAAAAAGGCGATGTATTTACAGAGTTCTTTTTAATGTCTATAGCCACTATTGGAGCCTTTATTATTGGCGAATATCCTGAAGGTGTTGCAGTAATGTTGTTTTATGCAGTTGGGGAATTATTCCAAAATGCAGCAGTTAACAGAGCAAAAGGAAATATAAAAGCCTTACTTGATGTAAGACCAAATGAAGCTCTGGTATATCGCAACAATAATTATGTGTCTGTAAGTCCAGAAACGGTTGAAATTGGTGAAAAAGTGCAAGTACGTGTAGGAGAAAAAATCCCTTTAGATGGTATTCTACTTTCCGACAAAGGTTCATTCAACACAGCAGCATTAACAGGTGAAAGTAAACCAGATACGATTGCAAAAGGCGAAAAAGTATTTGCTGGAAGTATTAATATGGATGGCGTTATTGAAATTGAAACCACCAAAGAATTTAAAGATAGTTCCATTGCTCGAATTTTGGATATGGTACAGAACGCAACAGCTCGAAAATCTAAAACAGAATTATTCATCAGACAATTCGCTCGTATTTACACACCAATAGTTGTGTTTTTAGCAATAGGTGTTACGTTTCTACCATACTTTTTTGTAGATGATTATGTTTTTAGAGATTGGTTATACAGAGCCTTAATTTTCTTGGTGATTTCTTGTCCTTGTGCTTTGGTAATATCAATTCCATTAGGTTATTTCGGAGGATTGGGAGCAGCTTCAAAAAACGGAATTTTATTTAAAGGCGCTTCCTTTTTAGATGCAATGACCAAGATAAACACGTTGGTGATGGATAAAACTGGAACGGTTACTAAAGGTGTTTTCAAAATAAAAGAAATCAAAGCAATTGGTTGGGATGAAAAAGAGTTTATGAAGTACCTGATGGCGATGGAAGAACAATCCACACATCCTATTGCAAAAGCTATTTTAGAATATAAAGATGAAGGCGCAGATTATGAGGCTTCCGAAGTTACAGAAATAGCAGGAAAAGGTTTAAAAGGTATAGTAAATGGTAAGACTGTTTTAGTTGGTAATAAAGCCCTAATGTCAGCCAATAATATTAAAGTTTTAGAGGAAACAGAAACTATTGTAGAATCTATAGTATTAGAATCTATAGACAATGAATTTGCAGGTTATGTTGTCATTGCAGATGAATTAAAAGAAGATGCAAAAGAAACAATTACCAATTTACATAAAGTAGGTATTAATAATATAATGATGCTTTCTGGAGATAAGGATTCCATTACCCAACAAGTAGCAAGAGAATTAAATATTGAAAAGGCTAAAGGTGGTTTGTTACCAGAAGATAAATTAAATGAAGTTGAGCTTTTAAAACAAAATCCTGAAAATAAAATTGCTTTTATAGGTGATGGTATTAATGACGCACCAGTTTTAGCAGCAAGTGATGTAGGAATAGCAATGGGTGGTTTAGGTAGTGATGTCGCTATTGAAACAGCAGATGTTATCATTCAAACAGACCAACCTTCAAAAGTGGTAAAAGCGATTAAAATTAGTCGTTCCACTCGTAAAATTGTATGGCAAAACATCATTTTAGCATTTGGAGTAAAAGTAATTGTTCTGATTTTAGGAGCAGGTGGTTTAGCAACAATGTGGGAAGCAGTTTTTGCCGATGTTGGTGTGGCTTTATTAGCAATATTAAATGCAGTTAGACTACAACGAATGCGATGGAGTTAA